Proteins from a single region of Clostridia bacterium:
- a CDS encoding UDP-N-acetylmuramoyl-L-alanyl-D-glutamate--2,6-diaminopimelate ligase, with translation MTVRELLNGIEYRTEIDIDAEVTDITADSRKVAPGSVFVCVSGTRVDAHVFAADARKAGAVAVIGERDPGDGSVNIFVDSCRRAYALACSNFYGRPQERLKLIGVTGTNGKTTTSVLIKNILEHTGRSVGLIGTISNVIGGREVSANYTTPEAKEFYSLLRQMADSGAEYVVSEISSHALDQSRVDGCVFEVGVFTNLTQDHLDYHITMEAYAAAKAKLFSVSRIAVVNADDPAGAQMLAAAHGETLTYSARSDDADLTAKNVELKSTGATYELVTRGDIARIITRMPGMFNVYNTLAAASAAYALGIPLAAVKEALAVSHGVKGRLEVVPTDTDYTVIIDYAHTPDGIENILRAVRDFAEGRVICLFGCGGDRDKTKRPLMGETAAALADYIFITSDNPRTEDPEAIIADILEGVKDAGTPYTVITDRTQAIAAALAEAKAGDVVILAGKGHETYQILGTEKIHYDEREIVADILSKNN, from the coding sequence ATGACTGTCAGAGAACTTCTTAACGGAATCGAATACAGAACGGAGATCGACATCGACGCCGAGGTAACGGATATAACCGCCGATTCGCGCAAGGTCGCGCCCGGCAGCGTCTTCGTATGCGTCAGCGGAACGCGGGTGGACGCCCACGTCTTCGCCGCCGACGCGAGGAAGGCGGGCGCGGTCGCCGTCATAGGCGAGCGCGACCCCGGCGACGGCAGCGTGAATATCTTTGTCGACAGCTGCCGCAGGGCCTACGCGCTGGCGTGCTCGAATTTCTACGGCAGACCGCAGGAGCGGCTGAAACTCATAGGTGTTACCGGCACGAACGGAAAGACCACGACTTCGGTGCTCATCAAAAACATACTCGAACACACCGGCCGCAGCGTCGGACTCATAGGCACTATCTCCAACGTCATCGGCGGCAGGGAGGTCTCCGCGAACTACACCACTCCGGAGGCGAAGGAGTTTTATTCGCTGCTCCGTCAGATGGCGGACTCCGGCGCCGAATACGTCGTCAGCGAGATATCCTCCCACGCGCTCGACCAGAGCAGAGTGGATGGATGCGTGTTTGAGGTCGGCGTTTTCACCAACCTCACGCAGGACCACCTCGATTACCATATCACGATGGAGGCATACGCGGCCGCGAAGGCGAAACTGTTCTCCGTTTCGCGCATCGCCGTCGTAAACGCGGACGATCCGGCGGGAGCGCAAATGCTCGCCGCCGCGCACGGAGAGACGCTGACCTACTCGGCGCGCTCGGACGACGCCGACCTGACGGCGAAGAACGTCGAGCTGAAGAGCACGGGCGCGACCTACGAGCTCGTCACGCGCGGAGACATTGCGCGTATAATAACCCGTATGCCGGGAATGTTCAACGTGTATAACACGCTCGCCGCCGCCTCCGCCGCTTACGCGCTCGGAATCCCGCTCGCCGCCGTCAAGGAGGCGCTCGCCGTTTCGCACGGCGTCAAGGGCAGGCTCGAGGTCGTGCCTACGGATACCGACTACACCGTTATCATTGACTACGCGCACACGCCGGACGGCATAGAAAACATCCTCCGCGCCGTCCGCGACTTCGCCGAGGGCAGGGTAATATGCCTCTTCGGCTGCGGAGGCGACCGCGACAAAACGAAGCGGCCGCTGATGGGCGAGACCGCCGCCGCGCTCGCGGATTACATTTTCATCACCTCCGACAACCCGCGCACCGAGGATCCGGAAGCGATAATCGCGGATATCCTCGAGGGAGTCAAAGACGCCGGAACGCCCTACACGGTCATCACCGACCGCACGCAGGCCATCGCCGCCGCGCTCGCCGAAGCGAAGGCCGGCGACGTCGTCATCCTCGCGGGCAAGGGGCACGAGACCTACCAGATACTCGGCACGGAAAAGATACACTACGACGAACGCGAGATCGTCGCGGATATACTATCGAAGAATAATTAA